Part of the Fundulus heteroclitus isolate FHET01 chromosome 20, MU-UCD_Fhet_4.1, whole genome shotgun sequence genome, CCACATGCAGATTACACTTGAGAGGCGCAGggcagtttaagatgtttattttaacaaaaggtTTAACAGAGGTAATTGTGGTAAAACCACGACAAGCAGCACTGGAGGAAGACACGAGAACTGGCTCAAGCGATCTGCGGATAAGAGGCCGAGATTTAGGTTTTAGACAGCGGGCAGGGAAATATGAATAAAGGTCCTTAGGCTTACCGCCGAGAACCACGACCTGGCCGGGGGGGGGTTGTGGAGAGACGGACCCATTGAGTCATCTCCCGAGATGGCAGCAGGTGGCGGAGCGACCGGTGGGCGGCACGAGCAGTGGTGGCGTGGGAGGTGGTCCAGTCAaagctggaggaaccagggcgATCCAATGAGAATCCTCAGCCaggcttggtaacaccaagggagCATTGGATAGACACTGAGAAACGTCAGGAGTAGGATACAAAGGGAGGCGAGCCGGGCAGTGCGTTTTGAGACATCAGAGCACAAGGGGAGGCTTGGAATGCGGAGAAAGGAGAGTGCAAAAAAGGCAGCGTCGGCAGAAAAACGCACAGCACTGGCAGCTGAGCCCAGACACATCTATTGTAAATTTATTAACTTTGGATGCTGTATATGTAACTTATGACATAAATTGAATGTTTTGTGAAGAAGAGTTGAAAATACATCCttatcccccccccacccatctATATTGTGCATGTTTTTTGCTCCGCAGAGACTACACCAATCTATTTGAGCCGATTGTTATTGATGACGATGAGATTGAAGATTTAGCAGAGGACAAAAAGCAGGACCTGCCCCCTGAAGAACATGTGTtagtaatttaaatattttgtgttaaattaaCCAGTGTCCTGGTCATGCATATAATCACATAATGCTAAATGTGTTCaatcaaatgttttgaaataattttctttttttctagagAAACAAATGTGCAGCCACAGGATATCATTGCTGAACTGGCCATTTATATTGACCACACGAAAGTCAGCCGGTTCAATATATGTCGGACTGATGTGTGGGATGGGGCTGTTCGGGGCTTTAAGCGTAGCACATACTCCGACAACAACGACATGTTCATCAGATTTAATGATGACGCTGGCTGTTTGGAGGAAGGGTTGGATGCAGGTGGCCCGAGGCGTGAGTTTCTCACGCTTCTTATGGCCATTCTGAGAAATCGCCCGATCTTTGATGGACCCCCCGAAAGCCGTTACATTGTGTGCAATTCCAGAGGTGACTCATTTTTAGGTTAATGAAGTGGTAGTACTTCTAAAATGAAAATTTGTTGAAATATCTGCTTATGTTTCTGTCATAAACAATCTAAGATTTAATTGCATACAATAATTCTGTGCTCTGTACAACAGCTGCCAGggaagatgagttttttttagcaggaaaGATGATCGCTGTATCGATAGTACATGGGGGACCAGCACCACATTTCCTTTCAAAGAACGTCGTCAACTACATGATAGGGAATCCCAGTTTCAGCGCCAATATTGAAGATGTTAAAGATGAGGAAATAGGGAAAGTTTTAAAACAGGTAGGAACAGACCTAGATTTAGggaatagaaacaaaataattacgTTTTCTCAAAGTTTGACaaattttcttgttttgaaaGGTCCAGTTTCAGCCTGTCTCAACAGATGTGAaatcacaaatgcaaaaaatgtctgtaatttctgtattttgtattcgtaaaaaaaacttctcataATAAACTTCTTGTTTTATAGGTCCTGGAAGCTGAATCGGATGAGTCTttgcaaaatgtaattttgcaaAACAGCGGGATGTTCCAAACTGCTGGCTGCTTCAGAGATGTGAAGACTTCTGAGAAGCAAGCTTTTGTAGAGGAGTATCTTAGATGGTACATCCTTGAGAGAAACCACAGTGCCATTCAACggtaattaataaatataatagtTATAATATATGTAAAAGCTATTGTCGAGATATGAAATTACTTGATCAGATATGAAGTTCTACCAGCTTCTttactaaatcgtttttgtcttTTGAAAAATTGTGTGAAATGTATGAATATATTGATCAATACTTGCCAAATTCTAAGTTTCACAACTTTTATCACCCACTCAGAATTTTATGTACAATATGTATTGTCTTCTTTGGTcatcataaatataaaatttgttttgaatCATTACTCACCATTACACAGATTAATCACAGGCATGGCACATGAATGATTTTTCAATGTGATTTATATCAcattttgatgcaatcaactggttcccttatataggacattttttgaccaatctgtataatctgattgattttgactttgtaaagtgccttgagatgacatatttcattaattggcgctatataaataaaatttaattgaatttacaCAGGACTTAGAATATTTCATATCAATACTATGAATAAAGTGCATTGCTTATGTTTCTTTACATAACAGATTCAAAGATGGACTGGCAAGTCTTGGTTTTTTCGCTGCACTGCAACAGCATCCCAGTGTCCTGTCCCCAGTCCTGTGTTTCTCTGCCAAGGCCCTGACTGCTTCAGACTTGGAAAACATGTTCAAACCAGATCTCAGCCCAGTAGGAAGCAATAGGCGGCAAAAGGAGGGCAAAACAGTTGTGTTCTGGGCAGATTATTTGCTTGATTGCGAAGGTTAGTAAGGATAATTGTTAGATTTTTGAGaggaaagcagaaataaaaaatcattTGTGTAATGCATTATTAATTACATTGTTTATAATCTTTCAGAGAAAACAACTGCTGTGTCTCTAGAGGAGGTCCTGATGTTTGCTACAGGTCTCGCAGCAATTCCACCAGCGGGCATGATGCCATCCCCACATCTGGAGTTTTTGAGTGACTCACCCTTTCCTGTTGCGAACACCTGTGCAAATACACTAAAATTACCACTTTCTGAATCTTATGCTGCTTTTAGGGCTAACATGGACTTTGGAATACAAAATGCTGCGGGATTCGGATGCTACTGAAAATTTCTTGGCAGTCTTGTTTTAATTCTGTTGCGATTCAGCTAATTTTGTTACAGTTACTCCATGGGCCAGACCATGTTGCTGTCTAATTCAGAGTGGCAAAACCTTGCCCTAATTTCTCAAAAGATTAGATATGATTTCCCTTATAAAGTGATAGTTTAGAAATTGCTATCAGCACAATCCCTTTGTGCAAactatgtatttttgtttttgatgtttttcttaCCATAATTTAAAAGATTATAGCAAGACTTTGCCACCTAGACATAGCTataagcaattaaaaaaaaaattagatctgTAAATGTAGATTTATATCTAGACTTGAATTAAGAGTTTAATGTGTGGAAATTTCATCTAAGTTCAGACTGAATGCACAATTTGGTgtataaaaaagtttaatacactttgtttctgttctgtataACAATGaggttttatttaagaaaaatcaacaggagacaaaatattaaaagattGGATTCTGGCTTTTGTTGTTCACAGCCTCGCTGTGTGTTTGAGCAATAAATACAGTTCCATAGCTGACTCCCAGTCTTGTGACTGCTGTTGTCCATGTTGTTGCAATGCTTGCTGTAGGTATTCCTCAATGTCTTTATCACCACACAACTCTGTCACCTGACTTGCTTCTGGGAAAACATCCAGATCGCTGTCCTCAACAGGAAAGCCACAATCTCTTGAACCATATCTGCAAAGTCAGAATAGAATTAATAATAGAATTGTGACACATATGTCACAATTACTTGTACTATATTTAGTACAAGTAAttggaattgcctttttttttgctggctaTATGACTCGGTATAAGTCTGCAACCTGCATTTCCAGAGCAAAAATTGGCTCTGTGATTTACTTAATAGATTAAACTATGACATATTGAcctgtttaggtttttttctcAATcatttgttctgtgcccctgtgagaAAACACTGGTCCCCCTGATAAATTTGGTGTGGAACCACCACTGGTGAGGGATGTACTTACTTTTGTGATACACTGTACAGTAACAGCTATAGCTTACTTGTACATAGATATCTTAACTTGTACTAACAGCACTTACGCATTATTGTGTAATGTCaaccatttttttctatttgtgaaGATGTCAATTACCTGTGAGGCAAGAGATAGAGTTCGTTTGGAATCCCACCAGGACATGATGCAAGTCTGCTTGGCCGGATCCTGTGGTTATTCCAGAGATCTTTACATTCATTCAGGTCTTTCTGAAGAACTCTGGTGAAGCAGAATCTGAGCAAGCACTGGTGCTCATGGCTTCCGTTGAAGTTTCCGGAGTCTCTCAAATCTCCAAACAGGTCCATCCAAAACTGAGACCTGAAGATACATAGAATTAGAAACGGTTCAGTTCTTTTTCATATTAAGATGATTAAAAGACTGTCCTTGTCCATGTCCATAACATTGAATGCATGCTATAAATGTATGTCAAACAATACAGTGTCCTGCTTTCCacgtacaaaataaaaaatgtattggatctgttgccaaaaacaaattctaatttggaaacaaaacatttgctaaagccctatgaaaataaatgtttgagacAAATTCAATATGGCATTTTAACTGGCAATATGACAGCCATGTGACTGGCAACTTCATAGGCACTTCCTATGGAGTTGGCATGACAACAATAAGCAAACAACCTTAGAACTAGCTGCCACAAAgcagtaaaacagtaaaattacgTTGCATCTATTACTCCATTACGATTTTGAGTACTCTACCCACCTATGTGTAATACTAAAATTAATATCACAGATATGTATTGTACTTAGAGCCGAACCAGCAACAGTTGCTTAACTAAGTAACATATCGTTTAGGTGTACGTTACAAAAGTCAACAGAACCTTGTTTTTCACACAAAGAGTATTTACTTTTGGCTTTCGCTGTACTTCacatttgaggaaaaaaaggacCCACCTTCCTCTTCGGAAAAAGGACCACCATGACTCGATGCGTTGATTCCCTGTGGATGATCCGTAACTATGGCTTGATGACCCGGCATAATAATCCGTATGCGCATGGCGGAGGGTACACTGTATTGCTGCCACAGTCCCGTTCTCTGTGCCGAGGTCTGTTCGTAGTCTCATTGGTATCACACCAATACTCTTGACACAGTTTATATAATgatgggcaatgacagaaggATTGTTGTTTGTTGCTCCACAAACAAGCCACATCATTCTTCTCGAAAAACCATCAATGCATCCTGAGATGGCCAAGCCGAATGGCTTCAGTTTGTCGTAACCGTCTACATGCCATATGTAATTGGGTCCCATAGAGTGATACGTGCGTCTTGTAAATCTCCGGCGAGTCCTCAGTGCGATGCCTTGAGGATTCAGCTGCCTTAACAGTCTCATTACAACATCACGTTTGACACgcaggttgtgtttttgtttgagaaCTTGCCACATGGTCCGGTAGCCAAATAATTGCCCTGGTCCTCTCAGCTCGGTCATAATGGCACGCCTCACTTCCGAAAGAGGAGAGTAGTTGCCTCTTCTACGCAGCCCTCCTTCTTTCAAATGAGTCTTTAGTGAACGCAAACTAACTGACACGCCGTGGTTGGTCCGGAGCATGTCCAGTATCACGTCATATGTATGTCCTGACTCAAAATACTCTGCAATAGCAGTAGACAGGTTTGGATCACCAAgaatgttcatgtttttaaaaaacacgtTAAAcccagaataacttccggttcaaaagtaaaacgaGCTGTCGTCCAATCAACGACGTCTTAGGTttcccactgggacgtacctcttccggtttgctaatgttgtagcgctttcgtaATGTTGTGGGGGTTTtgtaatgttgtagcgctttcgtaATGTTGTAGGGGTTTCGTCAATGTTACAATGCTTTTGTAATTGCGCTTCAATAAAGTTTGtagtgctttcgttaatgttgtagcacttttgttaatgttgtagggGTTTCGTTAATGTCACGGTGCTTTTGTAATTGTGCTTCATTAAAGTTTGTAGGTGTTTCAAAGTTTGTAGGTGTTTCGCTAATGTTGAAGTGTTTTGCACCTCACGGCCACCGTAGACTGGTCTGgtgaatctgctgcagtcagcgcgcgcgggagagaataaaaaggatcGATCCTGTTAAAAcaatattgttcaatatcaatacccgcgttggtatcgatagtatcgatcctaggatcgatcCGCCCACCTCTAGTTTGTACCCATTATGCTTTAGGAACATACAAGGTGTTTGAGCAGGCACGGAATGAGAAAGATGGTTGTCAATCAATTTCTGTGTTAGCTTTGACTTATACTGAGGGAGAGGTGGCCTCCATCACCCAATCTCATATTTTAACCAAGGGGCCCCGACTGATGTCTCTTTGTGCTTTCCCTCTGCTTACAGCATCTGTATACAAAATCCTTAGTCAGGTTCTTAAGGGCTTTCAGGTACTCCTCAGTTACTTTGTCAAATATCTAGTCCTTGAACATGTGCAGCATCTGTAAAGACTCCAGTCAGCAGTTCAAAATGTAATTAGTACTTTTTTTATTGGGATAACTTCTTACAGTCATCATGGCTAAGTGATGGGCTTCAAgccatatatgttttttttttgctagtgACAAATCtttgcaattttgtttttttcagggtCTGCTTTTCAACTAAAGCTTAGGACTCTCTGGACTGAATCAATGCTAAACCAACTAGTGCATAGCAGGTGTCACACTCAGTTACATAACTATCCACTAGTTCTGTCGTATGGGACTGCCATCACAACATCTCTTTGACTCTGGTTCTCACTGACGTAAAATACTGTAAGCTTGCTTTAGCAAGAGGCAATAGAGATTTTCTGGGTGATCTATTCACGTTCACTTTTTCTGTCTGTCAGTGCCACAGTTTGTGCCAGCTGTGCAGACTGATTTACACTATATGAAATACGTCTCAGAGCTCATTCACCCATTATCTCCTACTCTTACTCCCTTTAATTGTATTCGCTGTCAGATCCACGGAGCTGTGTGCAGGATGGTGTGTGGATGTGTGCCTCTACTCACCATTTCCTTGCTGGGTGTGACTGGAAGATGtggctctgctgctgcagctcatttAGAACCAATCAGGAGGAACATAAAAGTGGAACAAACACCATGAGACAGACACCAGATTTTCTTTCCTCAGCCAGTGGGCCTAACTTTGTTACTCTCGAGTTCAAATTCtgattttaattaaagttttgtgtCCTCCTTTTTCAGGAAACCTACTCGTGTCTTTTTCCAAATCCTCTCCCTCCAGTGCTTTCCTTCATCTCTCCTTTGACTACTGGAGAAATCCTCTCTAGATCCCCTACACTGATCTGCTCACTGTTCCTCTGGCTGTCCTCATTGTGCCAGCCATTCACACCAGGCTGCAGCTTACCTCGAGCTCGCCTGCCTGTCCCCTCTCCAATGCCATTCAGTCTGCTGCACGCTCATTCCAGGAAGGAGGTAACAAAGTGACAGTGCCATCAAACCATTGATTTATATCACCTCCCAAAGTCAGTCTCTGTGGATCTGCTCACCTTCCCCTGGACCTTTTCCATCATCATTTCAGGAAGGATTCATCTCTCTCCTTTCATCTCATATCCATCCTTATAAAGTTAAAATGATAACGTTTTACCTCTTTACAACAGTTTTTCCCATAAATCTCACCCAGAACCCAGAGGAGTTACTCTCTAACTAGTTGTGTTCAAAATATCTATCAACCAATCTCTCTGTATCCATAACTATTGCCTTCACTAGAGTGAAAACCTTAAACTTGACACTTGTTCCCTTTAAGTTCTTATTCCCTCCGATCCTCCAGTCACTAAGGGCCTCTTGTCTGTATCTTAGGTTAAGTATATCCATGCCAGGGTCATCGGTTTAGTTGGACAACTGTACCTAGGTAGGTGTGCTGTTGTCCTAAACTCCATTTTTAGATGGTGGTCTATGAGATAATCAAAGccttaaatattgttttgtaaCTTAACCTTACTTTAAAATTCTCCACATTTTTATCCTTGACAAACTGCTTCTTCATGTAGCTCTTCATTCACTAAAGGTCTGAAGTTCAAACAATCCAGGCAAACATTAATCTTGTCTATCACAATCAAAGAGAGAAATTTGCAAAATAACACAACAGTTAAATGACAATGAGAAAAAGAACCCAGCTGAAATTGCcaccttttttcacctccacaGGAAAATAACATTTGTGTGCCTGTACCAACTGTTTCTTTTACAAGATTTTGCTTTAatcaaaaggtttatttaacaCCATGTTTATATGTGAGGTGCTAGTGTGCAGCAACACAGTTGTTATCTGGCTTTTGGAAACTGCTAGCGTCACAGAAGGGAATGCAAAAGATCCAAAATAACaggagcaatttttttttacaaaagccCACAGATTGATGAAGTGTGTAATGAGTAAATTAATTAGCAAACTGTCTGAAAGTGGGAACTAGGCTAGATCAGCCTAAGTTAGAGAAGGGAAGGGGCTGGGTGGCGGATACCGGCTTTGCGTGAGACTCATGAGCAGCGGAGAAAGGAGAGGTGAgtgataagaaaatcagaatttCAATTACGAGAGGGCAATTGTTTTTTATCTCGAGTGCAAGTTAATGAAGCTAATTAGTCTTTGCAGCATGAGCCCTCTGGCACGTCAGATAATCGCCGGAGGCTCAGATAGTGCCAGTCAATTTTTGGCTTAATGCGGTACGGGGGCAAAACAAACAGGTTCTTATCGGCCCTGCAGACATTACACTTGGGATTTACATTAACTTCAAGACCTATTTCACCTTCCCAGGTAATTTATGGGTCAATTACATGAGGCATCTACTGCATAACTTTGATTACTAAGAAGGCATGTCGAGGCCCAGGCAAGCACAGTCACACATAAATATCTGCcagtaa contains:
- the LOC118556630 gene encoding uncharacterized protein LOC118556630, translated to MNILGDPNLSTAIAEYFESGHTYDVILDMLRTNHGVSVSLRSLKTHLKEGGLRRRGNYSPLSEVRRAIMTELRGPGQLFGYRTMWQVLKQKHNLRVKRDVVMRLLRQLNPQGIALRTRRRFTRRTYHSMGPNYIWHVDGYDKLKPFGLAISGCIDGFSRRMMWLVCGATNNNPSVIAHHYINCVKSIGVIPMRLRTDLGTENGTVAAIQCTLRHAHTDYYAGSSSHSYGSSTGNQRIESWWSFFRRGRSQFWMDLFGDLRDSGNFNGSHEHQCLLRFCFTRVLQKDLNECKDLWNNHRIRPSRLASCPGGIPNELYLLPHRYGSRDCGFPVEDSDLDVFPEASQVTELCGDKDIEEYLQQALQQHGQQQSQDWESAMELYLLLKHTARL